One Brassica napus cultivar Da-Ae unplaced genomic scaffold, Da-Ae ScsIHWf_959;HRSCAF=1355, whole genome shotgun sequence genomic window carries:
- the LOC125606735 gene encoding uncharacterized protein LOC125606735, producing the protein MATVEAILNLLFHSSTKVTTEPYLHHLFLDLPPSTIYTDVLRSFTTKLDTHEPPPHESSNNKEMRTAFSLPAGRTAKSYIASGAGLGRGLGTAGYGGQTRKDPPEIETAAGRATAGRVVPIAIPKYSTY; encoded by the exons ATGGCGACTGTGGAGGCAATTCTGAACCTTCTCTTCCACTCGTCGACTAAGGTCACCACTGAGCCTTATCTTCATCACCTCTTCCTCGATCTACCACCATCTACCATCTATACAG ATGTGCTGAGAAGCTTTACTACAAAATTAGACACACATGAACCACCACCACACGAGTCAAGCAACAACAAAGAAATGAGGACAGCATTTTCACTACCCGCGGGCCGGACCGCAAAGTCCTATATAGCAAGCGGGGCGGGTTTGGGTAGAGGTTTGGGAACCGCGGGTTACGGCGGGCAGACCCGCAAAGATCCGCCAGAGATAGAGACCGCAGCGGGGCGGGCCACGGCGGGGCGGGTTGTCCCAATTGCCATTCCTAAGTACAGTACTTATTAA
- the LOC106397758 gene encoding phosphatidylinositol 4-phosphate 5-kinase 2 has product MCEPLASEPKVSNGVVPEATQVILSTRNGVVPKNVLEGDEAERRDDLLLLTLTPMVRSKSQGATQRVTPTPPPPDVEKPLPNGDLYTGTFSGGFPNGSGKYLWNDGCMYEGEWKRGKASGKGKFSWPSGATYEGEFKSGRMEGFGTFVGADGDTYRGHWIADRKHGHGEKRYVNGDLYEGTWRRNVQDGKGRYVWKNGNQYTGEWRNGVINGKGVLLWPNGNRYEGQWENGVPKGLLTCADGSSWSEMRSFFDGIEKRKRSSVDSGGGGGGEKVFPRICIWESDGEAGDITCDIVDNVEASVIYRDRLSVDRDGFRQFRKNPCCFSGEAKKAGETISKGHKKYDLMLNLQHGIRYTVGKHASVVRDLKQSDFNPSEKFWTRFPPEGSKTTPPHQSVDFRWKDYCPLVFRRLRELFTVDPADYMLAICGDDALRELSSPGKSGSFFYLTQDDRFMIKTVKKSEVKVLLRMLPNYYKHICQYENSLVTKFYGVHCIKPVGGQKTRFIVMGNLFCSEYRIQRRFDLKGSSHGRSTSKPEAEIDETTTLKDLDLNFSFRLQRNWYKELMTQIKRDCEFLEAERIMDYSLLIGVHFRDDNTGDKMGLSPFVLRSGKIESYQNEKYIRGCRFLEAELQDMDRILAGRKPLIRLGANMPARAERMARRSDFDQYSSGGTNYLSHGEVYEVVLYFGIIDILQDYDISKKIEHAYKSLQADPSSISAVDPKLYSKRFRDFISRIFIEDG; this is encoded by the exons ATGTGTGAGCCTCTCGCGAGCGAACCAAAAGTCTCAAACGGCGTCGTACCCGAAGCTACTCAAGTTATACTATCCACCAGAAACGGCGTCGTTCCGAAGAACGTTCTAGAAGGCGACGAAGCGGAGAGACGAGACGACTTGTTGCTCCTTACCCTAACTCCGATGGTGCGATCCAAATCCCAAGGAGCCACCCAGCGCGTGACTCCCACGCCACCTCCGCCGGACGTCGAGAAGCCCCTACCTAACGGAGATCTCTACACCGGCACCTTCTCCGGCGGGTTCCCGAACGGATCGGGGAAGTATCTGTGGAACGACGGGTGTATGTACGAAGGCGAGTGGAAGCGCGGGAAGGCGAGCGGGAAAGGCAAGTTCTCGTGGCCGAGCGGCGCGACCTACGAGGGCGAGTTCAAGTCCGGGAGGATGGAAGGCTTCGGGACCTTCGTCGGCGCCGACGGAGACACCTACCGCGGCCACTGGATCGCCGATCGGAAACACGGCCACGGCGAGAAGCGCTACGTCAACGGGGACTTGTACGAGGGGACGTGGCGGCGGAATGTGCAGGACGGGAAGGGGAGGTACGTGTGGAAGAACGGGAACCAGTACACCGGCGAGTGGCGTAACGGCGTGATTAACGGGAAAGGCGTCCTCCTCTGGCCTAACGGGAACCGTTACGAGGGTCAGTGGGAGAACGGCGTTCCCAAAGGGCTGTTGACCTGTGCTGACGGGAGTTCTTGGAGTGAGATGAGGAGTTTCTTTGATGGGATTGAGAAGCGGAAGAGATCCAGCGTTGAcagtggaggtggtggtggtggggagAAGGTGTTTCCGAGGATATGTATTTGGGAGTCGGATGGGGAAGCTGGGGATATCACTTGTGATATTGTTGATAATGTGGAAGCTTCGGTGATTTATAGAGATAGGTTGTCTGTTGATAGAGATGGGTTTAGGCAGTTTAGGAAGAATCCTTGTTGTTTCAGCGGTGAGGCTAAGAAGGCTGGTGAGACTATCTCCAAAGGCCATAAGAAGTATGATTTGATGCTCAACTTGCAACATGGCATCAG GTATACTGTCGGCAAACATGCTTCAGTTGTACGAGACCTTAAGCAGAGTGATTTCAACCCGAGTGAAAAGTTCTGGACGAGGTTCCCACCGGAGGGTTCTAAGACTACGCCCCCGCATCAGTCTGTGGACTTCCGCTGGAAAGACTACTGCCCTTTGGTGTTTAGACGGCTGAGGGAGCTTTTCACGGTGGATCCTGCTGATTACATGTTAGCTATCTGTGGGGACGATGCTCTTCGGGAACTGTCTTCACCTGGAAAAAGTGGGAGCTTTTTTTACTTAACTCAAGATGACAGGTTTATGATTAAGACTGTGAAGAAATCAGAAGTCAAG gtGCTCCTACGTATGCTTCCAAACTACTACAAGCACATCTGCCAATATGAAAACTCACTTGTGACTAAGTTCTACGGTGTACATTGCATCAAACCTGTTGGTGGCCAGAAG ACTCGGTTTATTGTCATGGGGAACTTGTTCTGCTCAGAATATAGAATCCAGAGACGGTTTGACCTTAAAGGGTCTTCCCATGGACGCTCCACCTCCAAACCTGAAGCTGAAATTGATGAAACAACTACTCTCAAGGACCTTGATCTTAACTTTTCTTTCCGTCTTCAGAGAAATTGGTATAAAGAACTAATGAC GCAAATTAAACGGGACTGTGAGTTCTTGGAAGCTGAGAGAATAATGGATTATAGCCTTTTAATCGGAGTTCATTTCCGAGATGACAATACAGGAGACAAGATGGGTCTTTCTCCATTCGTTTTGAGATCTG GTAAGATAGAGTCATATCAAAACGAGAAATACATCCGCGGTTGTCGGTTCCTAGAAGCTGAACTTCAAGACATGGACCGTATCTTAGCTGGCAG GAAACCGTTGATAAGATTAGGTGCAAACATGCCTGCAAGAGCAGAACGAATGGCTAGAAGAAGCGACTTTGATCAATATTCCTCTGGAGGAACAAACTACTTGTCACACGGTGAGGTGTACGAGGTGGTTTTGTACTTCGGAATCATTGACATTTTGCAAGATTACGACATAAGCAAGAAGATAGAGCATGCTTATAAGTCTCTACAAGCGGATCCGTCTTCAATCTCAGCGGTTGATCCAAAACTATACTCCAAGCGGTTTAGAGATTTCATCAGCAGAATCTTCATTGAAGACGGCTAA